A window of Oncorhynchus kisutch isolate 150728-3 linkage group LG10, Okis_V2, whole genome shotgun sequence contains these coding sequences:
- the LOC109898624 gene encoding transcription factor 20-like isoform X1 — MQNFPNSPAPPALPPGFTSRGGGGPSYPPPSTDPQISPRMTDDYTGMQQQTPPNPQSHSRHLLHRGHHHPSQAGHMLAYDARNRAGESSHGNIHSGSSSNPYQKETMDYYFAMGGKDRHRRGGMAYGAGFGYSNMDGHIPQQYRQAGTSSSGMMSPYPLDYGSTAGSGGSSSGAGAFSPSHQYKMAQNPAMQPASGPQMQHRQHGQNYPAHQALQHGQQHRTYPISGQRMPPQFSHYSPQGSASTGSSGMYSSPPQRYHDGASSGGGFEPKVNNSPNMNSNSNSISSSATTNNVGSLENVTQSYHSSSYPSYSPQTHPLHKQATLQDRNSQHNLGVGYDNSLKMQHHAPPPGSVYSKHHQSTNPGMPQQPCQEISKSPMHSQPKQGQINQNFSPISNPSPAASAVQSPSCSSSPSPLMGVSEGHGNPLCPPHVPSHPPPPNPRSCRGRLLQTLPQLSPTPNSNSSISSCGSSGSNKATGLNTSARGGHLVSNRSRMAAGTGKGSHEEGSSSSVYSSSPLDKLMQDPGLNSLNALTSQVANLPNTVQHMLLTDTLMSHRRGKDGQSQMLQALQAIPSTQPRSRSVSAASSSGIGGGEGAGSEAGGDEDSFLVSERVSSRVKEERDEQISEGRKSRMRQMSGTSSGSEPTGYYPPPSQSQISMGSSKNQSHTGKSDQGSQGKRMFTESSTKQSLNPSDVSERKTTETRTPSLSSPSSAPQSAEPGPSIHSRPPVSSTPSCPIPSPAPQFHVNCVSEPGATDVNTKNGLRKTREIKYEGIKDESGGMIEKGTHGADPREQTREGHMRQDGQDKENKLDRSSFRNKKGDEKDGKRCKTRDLDNSNQDQNIEEQPNAGGVGVIVSTRCEVNHPEKATCAQDNCIEEKHSDSFFRESSRHNGEEGMDLSVCSSHHEVSQKSNFGRSVPQNHPPSGPQKYGYQESPHGAAMGLKNRGRPSPGSVTGSNSRYQGFHQPKPSYAPEHTKDVAGTTVEGSVRRREGSGARGHDDHSQLQHPFPSLLQEVLQGYHLDRRYGRSEQALTAHLQAQNMTRQQYQTRHPYGMAESMRTQTGVGEVTSHPSRMTSPGKPLQLNQHQGPGSDFVPESPQSSLRSEGVDTKGSHSASSEKNKMATPQRHLTHMPQSTEFLSGPPPKHINLADYSLPHRKPPSGLPSSSSAVQELLLQKTEPLAGSVGTIGQIESQMLTSSLLPPSKERRSVICDVCPNRRCTPERDGEREKSQIGASVIQLPSTNDLGNSKELGDKKEVGVKVASKETAEAVHHSGLTTKETDVEHHKKALHPSVVMNAEPLRRGKIDLTTTMPSQHLQQTSHYPSTTNPLSPPSRHQSYPHGVDLSAGHASGFPGSRFGDTREGNMMPRNPHFHNPYHSPQVHLQNPQSANKLQMYTHLHAHDLDDRLDWAATINRPTKDLMQSSTSPGRHKLSHSEQRQRMQSPTDILHNRQPFAKQQVPHQNTYYDMKMWESTHSGRESVGMLEGDPYQRSQQLPPAAPLGSVAPQLVPTAPPVSNILESPVSQVVTEEIFKSLHPTPNSMKTVGPSIGGNVNSVMPQSHRSNKTGGSGDTNPLMLRRRVRSFISPIPAKRQHQDVSQQRSAPSSYHSPLTYSESSLQNDDDSSSSDITTLGSPNTPCPTPGQSTYSQSSSPVQGKKSLPPRKGRGLKLEAIVQKITPNVKKSTNSGHTDVDSNDFAGFSHTEMSQFTDTQDEEECLPYLDESLSLSDIMPYRGVDETGPLPPTAYPCDPHQTSQALKRGTTGTVTRPLQPDFDFGLGTAASSTGDRDKEIPADFTLLGPLPPPPPLPCPVQGSPPPSSSALSDIQHFTNTYQQLETRRGEQSAANLLRQKLEETGIGFDDYSSSDYYGTTPPHHSQAQGHLLRQPHQTSPRSSLAMTGSPQDSKQSDNSVPKGYFPSGKKKGRPVGSVNKQKRAQATQAQNVSPSALSGPPIQSPATVSPQVAPSPSTTASAPSVTPPTDQKMTPPEIPPVLTQAVKVDAESEDTQPEPEVISVCQKQGGVKDESEVVGSRGRQRRRRRGVAAAAAKDDLEAATRAGEHFENSRVFPDNSKCAFAPYIHVERKVAEIGAVCTIVNGEEEKMKGERGALGGKASSSGIEALLTSALLSQLPRRDGEIERVKEKRELEDVDSALQAGKVLPSSEYLLPGPVITESIHSGRLLCCLCQKWANYKNLGDLYGPYYPPEYATRLPKNQPQIRQSLVTTGMSRNVQNLDTISNVLTTQGPELQDVPIIKSSTYSDCMFSQETSTTSPATAVGTASPAGGGEMLYLASKLAKTTTNKTTVLKWDMPPELKPVTELRKQPELQNEPTYSQQNQPCQQQQTEDTQQRPQHRKLTSHPRFKRRQKSSENSPRMVPSNSKASLPFQPPPPTLDSLGPLAQLAQLPQMPMDPEELWVHEACMVWTSGVYLVNGRLYGLQEALDGARDTVCSYCEMVGSTLGCYSKGCTLRYHYPCAMDADCSLNEDNFSLRCPKHKVKKESFPRAASQLNLCTLSSLREAERDTEEEETQEFRIGMFGR, encoded by the exons ATGCAGAATTTCCCCAACAGTCCAGCACCTCCAGCTCTTCCTCCTGGATTTACTAGTAGGGGTGGAGGTGGCCCCTCTTACCCACCACCATCAACAGATCCCCAAATATCCCCAAGGATGACCGACGACTACACTGGAATGCAACAGCAAACCCCTCCAAACCCTCAAAGTCACAGTCGACACCTACTCCATCGAGGGCACCACCACCCTAGTCAGGCTGGCCATATGCTTGCTTATGATGCAAGAAACAGAGCTGGGGAATCATCACACGGTAATATTCACAGTGGCAGTAGTAGCAACCCGTACCAAAAGGAAACAATGGATTATTATTTTGCAATGGGTGGAAAGGACAGACATAGAAGAGGAGGTATGGCATATGGGGCAGGTTTTGGGTACTCAAATATGGATGGACATATACCTCAGCAGTACCGACAAGCTGGAACTAGCTCCTCCGGGATGATGTCTCCCTATCCTTTGGACTATGGTTCGACGGCCGGCTCAGGTGGTAGTAGCAGTGGTGCTGGAGCATTTTCCCCCTCCCATCAGTACAAAATGGCTCAGAACCCTGCAATGCAGCCAGCATCAGGGCCTCAGATGCAGCACCGCCAACATGGACAGAATTACCCCGCCCATCAAGCTCTGCAACATGGACAGCAGCATAGGACTTATCCCATCTCTGGACAGAGAATGCCTCCACAGTTCTCACACTACTCCCCACAGGGTAGTGCATCCACAGGGTCATCAGGAATGTACAGCTCCCCACCACAGAGATATCATGATGGGGCCAGTAGTGGTGGTGGATTTGAACCTAAAGTCAACAACTCTCCTAATATGAACTCTAATTCAAACTCAATTTCAAGTTCAGCTACAACAAACAATGTTGGATCACTGGAGAATGTTACACAGAGTTACCACTCTTCAAGTTACCCCTCATACTCCCCACAAACTCATCCACTCCACAAACAAGCCACCCTCCAGGACCGCAATTCTCAGCACAATTTAGGAGTAGGTTACGACAACTCTCTCAAAATGCAGCATCATGCCCCTCCACCAGGTTCTGTATACTCTAAACATCACCAATCCACCAATCCTGGAATGCCTCAACAACCGTGTCAAGAAATTTCCAAATCGCCAATGCACTCTCAACCCAAACAGGGCCAGATTAACCAAAACTTCAGCCCTATATCTAACCCCTCTCCAGCTGCCTCTGCAGTGCAGTCTCCCAGTTGTAGCTCCTCACCTTCCCCGTTGATGGGTGTCTCAGAAGGTCATGGGAACCCTTTATGTCCCCCACATGTTCCATCACATCCTCCTCCCCCAAATCCTCGTAGTTGCCGTGGTCGGTTATTGCAGACTTTGCCTCAGTTGAGTCCCACACCCAACTCCAACAGCAGCATCAGTAGTTGTGGCAGCAGTGGCAGTAACAAAGCTACTGGTCTGAATACAAGCGCTAGAGGTGGTCACTTAGTCTCAAACCGAAGCAGAATGGCTGCCGGTACAGGAAAAGGATCACATGAAGAAGGGTCATCCTCGTCTGTCTATTCATCTTCTCCTCTTGACAAACTCATGCAAGATCCTGGCTTGAACAGTCTAAATGCGTTGACATCACAGGTAGCGAATTTACCCAATACAGTGCAACATATGCTTCTCACTGACACATTAATGTCACATAGAAGGGGGAAAGATGGACAAAGTCAAATGCTGCAGGCATTACAAGCCATTCCCTCTACTCAACCAAGGAGTCGAAGTGTCAGTGCTGCCTCAAGCAGTGGGATTGGTGGTGGTGAAGGTGCTGGCTCGGAGGCTGGAGGTGATGAAGATTCCTTTCTGGTGTCCGAAAGAGTTTCATCAAGGGTCAAAGAGGAACGAGATGAGCAGATTTCTGAGGGGAGAAAATCTAGAATGCGGCAGATGAGTGGCACAAGCAGTGGATCGGAACCAACTGGCTACTATCCTCCTCCATCTCAGAGTCAGATATCAATGGGTTCGAGTAAAAACCAATCCCATACTGGAAAGAGTGATCAGGGTTCACAAGGGAAGAGGATGTTCACGGAATCTTCTACAAAACAATCTCTGAATCCATCAGATGTTTCTGAAAGAAAGACAACTGAAACCCGGACACCTTCATTGtcatctccctcctctgctcctcaaTCTGCTGAGCCTGGTCCAAGCATACATTCTCGCCCTCCTGTTTCCTCTACTCCCTCATGCCCCATTCCCTCTCCTGCTCCTCAGTTCCACGTAAACTGTGTTTCTGAGCCTGGTGCCACTGATGTGAATACTAAAAATGGGCTTAGGAAAACAAGGGAAATTAAATATGAAGGAATTAAagatgaaagtggagggatgattGAAAAAGGCACCCATGGTGCAGACCCGAGAGAGCAGACCCGAGAGGGACACATGCGACAAGATGGGCAGGACAAAGAAAATAAATTGGATCGATCTTCCTTCCGTAACAAAAAGGGGGATGAGAAGGACGGAAAACGATGTAAGACACGAGATTTGGACAACTCCAATCAAGATCAAAATATTGAGGAACAGCCAAATGCTGGTGGAGTGGGTGTTATTGTGTCAACTCGTTGTGAGGTAAATCATCCAGAAAAAGCTACATGTGCACAAGACAACTGCATAGAGGAGAAACATTCAGACAGCTTCTTTAGAGAGTCTAGTCGTCATAATGGGGAGGAAGGAATGGATTTGAGTGTATGTTCCTCTCATCATGAAGTTTCCCAGAAATCTAACTTTGGGCGGTCTGTCCCTCAAAATCATCCCCCCTCAGGTCCTCAAAAATATGGTTACCAAGAGTCACCACATGGTGCTGCCATGGGTTTGAAGAACCGAGGGAGACCTAGTCCAGGGAGTGTAACAGGATCAAATTCAAGGTATCAAGGCTTCCATCAGCCAAAGCCCAGTTATGCCCCTGAACACACCAAGGATGTCGCGGGTACTACAGTTGAGGGATcagtgaggagaagagaaggatcAGGAGCAAGAGGACATGATGATCATTCTCAACTCCAGCATCCATTTCCAAGCCTCTTGCAGGAGGTTCTACAGGGTTATCACTTAGACCGGCGCTATGGGCGATCTGAACAGGCACTAACTGCCCATCTCCAGGCTCAAAATATGACTCGGCAACAGTACCAAACCAGGCATCCTTATGGCATGGCTGAAAGTATGAGAACCCAAACTGGAGTTGGAGAGGTCACTTCCCACCCCTCCCGAATGACCAGCCCTGGAAAGCCTCTTCAACTAAATCAGCACCAGGGGCCTGGATCTGATTTTGTACCAGAATCACCTCAATCCTCCTTGAGGTCTGAAGGAGTAGATACAAAGGGATCTCACAGTGCTTCTTCAGAGAAAAATAAAATGGCAACACCGCAGCGTCACCTGACCCATATGCCACAGTCTACagagtttttgtctggacctCCACCAAAACACATCAATTTAGCCGACTACTCGTTACCTCACAGGAAACCCCCTTCAGGTCTGCCCAGCTCATCATCAGCTGTACAGGAACTCCTATTGCAGAAAACAGAGCCGCTAGCGGGCAGTGTCGGAACCATAGGTCAAATTGAGTCTCAAATGTTGACGTCCTCCCTTTTACCTCCATCTAAAGAACGCCGCTCTGTCATATGTGATGTTTGTCCCAATCGCCGCTGTACACCAGAAAGGGATGGGGAACGTGAAAAAAGTCAAATTGGTGCCTCTGTGATCCAACTGCCATCAACAAATGATCTAGGGAACAGTAAGGAGTTAGGAGATAAAAAAGAGGTTGGAGTGAAGGTAGCATCAAAGGAGACTGCAGAGGCTGTCCATCATAGTGGTCTTACAACCAAGGAAACTGATGTTGAGCATCATAAAAAGGCTTTACACCCATCTGTGGTTATGAATGCAGAGCCTCTTAGAAGAGGTAAGATTGATTTGACCACCACCATGCCCTCTCAACATCTGCAGCAAACCTCTCACTATCCCTCTACCACCAACCCTCTGTCTCCaccatcaagacatcagtcatacCCGCATGGTGTAGATTTATCTGCAGGGCATGCCAGTGGCTTTCCTGGTTCCAGGTTTGGTGATACAAGAGAGGGCAATATGATGCCACGTAACCCCCATTTTCACAATCCCTACCACTCACCCCAAGTTCATTTACAAAACCCACAATCCGCAAACAAATTGCAAATGTATACTCACCTCCATGCTCATGACTTGGATGACAGGCTTGATTGGGCAGCTACCATTAATAGACCCACCAAGGATCTGATGCAGTCCAGTACTTCTCCAGGTAGACATAAACTCAGTCATTCAGAGCAGAGACAAAGGATGCAGTCTCCAACTGACATTTTGCACAATCGCCAACCGTTTGCTAAACAGCAAGTTCCTCATCAGAACACTTACTATGACATGAAAATGTGGGAGTCAACACACTCTGGTAGAGAGAGTGTGGGGATGTTGGAGGGGGATCCTTACCAGAGAAGTCAACAGCTACCTCCTGCTGCTCCTCTTGGGTCTGTTGCCCCCCAATTGGTTCCAACAGCTCCACCAGTCTCCAACATTCTTGAATCACCTGTCTCCCAAGTGGTTACAGAAGAAATCTTTAAATCACTCCATCCAACACCTAATTCCATGAAAACAGTTGGTCCCAGTATTGGTGGCAATGTCAATTCCGTGATGCCACAGAGCCATCGATCAAATAAAACTGGGGGTTCTGGGGACACAAATCCATTAATGTTGAGGAGGAGAGTTCGTTCTTTCATTTCCCCTATCCCAGCCAAGAGGCAGCATCAGGATGTATCACAGCAAAGGAGTGCCCCTAGTTCATATCACTCACCTTTGACCTACTCTGAATCCAGCCTCCAAAATGACGATGACTCATCCAGTTCAGATATAACTACACTTGGTTCGCCTAACACTCCTTGTCCCACACCTGGACAAAGCACGTATTCACAATCCTCCTCACCTGTTCAGGGTAAGAAGAGTCTGCCTCCAAGAAAAGGGAGAGGTTTGAAACTGGAGGCTATTGTTCAGAAAATTACACCAAATGTGAAGAAATCTACTAACAGCGGCCATACCGATGTTGACTCAAATGATTTTGCTGGATTTTCTCACACTGAAATGTCACAGTTTACTGACACACAGGACGAAGAGGAATGTTTACCTTATCTCGATGAAAGTCTCTCATTAAGTGACATTATGCCCTACAGAGGGGTTGATGAGACTGGACCGTTACCTCCCACCGCATACCCCTgtgatcctcaccagacatcacaagcTCTTAAACGCGGCACCACAGGAACTGTTACAAGACCTTTGCAGCCAGACTTTGACTTTGGGTTAGGGACTGCAGCATCTAGTACTGGTGATAGAGATAAAGAGATACCTGCTGACTTCACCTTGTTAGGGCCCttacccccacctccaccactaccttgtcCAGTACAGGGCTCCCCCCCACCTTCTTCATCTGCCTTGTCTGATATTCAACATTTCACTAATACTTACCAGCAACTTGAGACTCGAAGAGGTGAACAATCTGCTGCTAACCTTCTGAGACAAAAACTTGAAGAAACTGGGATTGGATTTGATGATTACAGTAGCAGTGACTATTATGgaaccaccccaccacaccacagtCAGGCTCAAGGGCACTTACTAAGACAGCCACATCAAACTTCTCCAAGGTCGTCTTTGGCAATGACAGGGTCACCACAAGATTCCAAACAATCAGACAATTCTGTACCCAAAGGCTATTTCCCATCAGGCAAGAAGAAGGGAAGGCCTGTTGGAAGTGTGAATAAGCAAAAACGTGCTCAAGCCACCCAGGCCCAGAATGTGAGCCCAAGTGCTCTGTCTGGCCCACCCATTCAATCTCCTGCAACTGTTAGCCCACAGGTAGCCCCAAGCCCTAGCACTACAGCCTCTGCCCCATCAGTCACTCCTCCAACTGATCAGAAAATGACTCCTCCTGAGATTCCACCAGTCTTGACCCAAGCAGTAAAAGTGGATGCTGAAAGTGAGGACACTCAGCCAGAGCCGGAGGTGATATCAGTCTGCCAGAAACAAGGGGGGGTGAAAGACGagagtgaggtagtgggatcaagaggcaggcagaggaggaggagaagaggagtagcaGCAGCGGCGGCCAAAGATGACCTGGAAGCGGCTACAAGAGCAGGGGAACATTTTGAAAACAGCAGAGTTTTTCCTGATAATAGCAAGTGTGCCTTTGCTCCATACATACATGTAGAGAGGAAAGTAGCTGAGATAGGAGCCGTGTGCACAATTGTGAATGGTGAAGAGGAAAAGATGAAGGGAGAGCGTGGAGCGCTTGGAGGGAAAGCAAGCAGTAGTGGTATTGAAGCTCTTTTGACCTCAGCTCTTTTGTCTCAACTGcctaggagagatggagaaattgAGAGGGTCAAAGAGAAGAGGGAACTGGAGGATGTAGACTCTGCCCTCCAGGCAGGAAAGGTTCTACCTTCATCTGAGTACCTTCTACCAGGCCCTGTGATTACTGAATCCATTCATTCTGGCCgtcttctctgctgcctgtgcCAGAAATGGGCCAATTACAAAAACCTTGGGGATCTCTATGGACCTTACTACCCTCCTGAATATGCTACGAGGCTTCCCAAGAATCAACCCCAGATTCGACAGAGTCTTGTAACTACTGGGATGAGTAGAAATGTGCAAAATCTAGACACCATTTCAAATGTGTTGACCACCCAGGGCCCTGAACTGCAAGATGTGCCAATTATCAAGTCCTCAACTTATAGTGATTGCATGTTCAGTCAAGAGACAAGTACAACTTCCCCTGCCACTGCTGTTGGCACTGCCTCTCCAGCAGGTGGAGGGGAGATGCTTTATCTGGCCAGCAAACTTGCTAAAACCACCACCAACAAGACAACAGTTCTTAAGTGGGACATGCCTCCAGAGTTAAAGCCAGTTACTGAGCTAAGGAAACAACCCGAACTTCAGAATGAGCCCACTTACAGTCAGCAAAACCAACCATGCCAGCAACAGCAGACAGAAGACACTCAACAAAGGCCACAACACAGAAAGCTGACGTCGCACCCGAGATTTAAAAGGAGACAGAAATCCAGTGAGAATTCCCCAAGAATGGTGCCATCCAACAGCAAAGCCTCATTGCCATTCCAGCCCCCTCCCCCAACCTTAGACTCCCTTGGGCCTTTGGCACAGCTGGCCCAACTTCCTCAGATGCCTATGGACCCAGAGGAGCTGTGGGTGCATGAGGCATGCATGGTCTGGACCAGTGGGGTTTACCTGGTCAATGGAAGACTGTATGGCCTACAGGAGGCACTAGATGGTGCCAGAGACACA gtCTGCTCATATTGTGAAATGGTTGGCTCAACCCTCGGCTGTTACAGCAAAGGCTGCACACTGAGATATCACTACCCGTGTGCCATGGATGCAG ACTGCTCTCTGAATGAAGATAACTTTTCACTACGATGTCCGAAGCACAAGGTAAAAAAGGAGAG TTTCCCCAGAGCAGCCAGCCAGCTAAATCTGTGTACCTTGAGCAGtctgagagaggctgagagagacactgaggaggaggagacgcaGGAGTTTAGGATCG GTATGTTTGGACGATGA